A portion of the Haliaeetus albicilla chromosome 5, bHalAlb1.1, whole genome shotgun sequence genome contains these proteins:
- the TRMT61A gene encoding tRNA (adenine(58)-N(1))-methyltransferase catalytic subunit TRMT61A, with product MSFVEYGDTIKDGDTAIVFLGHESMFPVKVQHGTVTQTKYGVIRHSTDLIGKKYGSKVTCSKGGWVFILHPTPELWTMNLPHRTQILYSTDISIITMMLELKPGSIVCESGTGSGSLSHALIRTVAPTGHLYTVEFHQQRAEKAREEFREHGVEHLVTVTNQDVCKNGFGVSNIADAVFLDIPSPWEAIGHAKSALKPEGGRICSFSPCIEQVQRTCLAMEEFGFTEINTLEILLRVYNVRTISLQIPDLGEAAEDNSSTGFDSSNPSNQGSLCANLQQGTVQFKSGVPLREMVGHTGYLTFATKSLF from the exons ATGAGTTTTGTTGAATATGGAGATACGATAAAGGATGGTGACACAGCTATTGTGTTCTTGGGCCATGAATCCATGTTTCCTGTGAAAGTCCAGCATGGCACTGTAACTCAGACTAAGTATGGGGTCATCAGGCATTCCACGGACCTCATAGGCAAGAAGTATGGCTCCAAAGTAACGTGCAGTAAAGGAGGGTGGGTGTTCATTCTTCATCCAACTCCAGAACTGTGGACTATGAATCTTCCGCACAGAACACAGATTCTGTATTCCACTGACATCTCTATAATCACCATGATGTTAGAACTGAAGCCAGGCTCCATAGTGTGTGAATCAG GTACGGGCAGCGGATCCCTCTCCCACGCTCTCATCAGGACAGTGGCTCCCACAGGGCACCTGTACACGGTGGAGTTCCACCAACAGAGGGCTGAGAAGGCCAGGGAGGAGTTTCGAGAGCATGGGGTGGAGCATCTGGTCACCGTGACCAACCAGGATGTCTGCAAAAATGGGTTTGGTGTCTCAAACATTGCAGATGCCGTGTTCCTAGATATTCCATCTCCATGGGAAGCCATAGGACATGCAAAGTCAGCATTAAAACCTGAAG GTGGCCGCATCTGCTCTTTCTCCCCTTGCATTGAACAAGTCCAAAGAACCTGCCTAGCGATGgaagaatttggttttacagaGATTAACACCTTGGAAATTCTGCTCCGAGTGTACAATGTAAGGACAATTAGCTTGCAAATCCCTGACcttggagaagcagctgaggatAATTCTAGCACTGGCTTTGACAGCAGCAACCCATCAAACCAAGGTAGCCTGTGCGCTAATCTGCAGCAAGGAACTGTGCAGTTCAAAAGCGGCGTGCCACTCAGGGAGATGGTTGGTCACACTGGATATCTGACCTTTGCCACCAAGAGCCTGTTTTAG
- the CKB gene encoding creatine kinase B-type isoform X1, whose product MPFSNSHNLLKMKYSADDEFPDLSVHNNHMAKVLTLDLYKKLRDKQTSSGFTLDDVIQTGVDNPGHPFIMTVGCVAGDEESYDVFKELFDPVIEDRHGGYKPTDEHKTDLNADNLQGGDDLDPNYVLSSRVRTGRSIRGFCLPPHCSRGERRAIEKLSVEALGSLEGDLKGKYYALRNMTDAEQQQLIDDHFLFDKPVSPLLLASGMARDWPDARGIWHNDNKTFLVWINEEDHLRVISMQKGGNMKEVFTRFCTGLTQIETLFKAKNYEFMWNPHLGYILTCPSNLGTGLRAGVHIKLPNLGKHESFGEVLKRLRLQKRGTGGVDTAAVGGVFDVSNADRLGFSEVELVQMVVDGVKLLIKMEKRLEKGQSIDDLIPAQK is encoded by the exons ATGCCCTTCTCAAACAGCCACAACCTCCTGAAGATGAAGTACTCTGCTGATGACGAGTTCCCTGACCTGAGCGTTCACAACAATCACATGGCCAAGGTGCTGACCCTGGACCTGTACAAGAAATTGAGGGATAAACAGACTTCCAGTGGATTTACGCTGGATGATGTCATCCAGACTGGGGTTGACAACCCAG GGCATCCCTTCATAATGACAGTAGGATGCGTAGCTGGTGATGAAGAATCCTATGATGTGTTTAAGGAACTCTTTGATCCAGTTATTGAAGACAGGCATGGTGGCTACAAACCAACTGATGAGCACAAGACTGACCTGAACGCTGATAACCTGCAG GGAGGTGATGACCTGGATCCCAATTACGTGCTGAGTTCCCGTGTCAGAACTGGTAGAAGCATCCGTGGATTCTGTCTTCCCCCGCATTGTAGTCGAGGAGAGAGGCGGGCTATTGAAAAGCTCTCTGTTGAAG CTCTGGGTAGTCTGGAAGGTGATCTCAAGGGGAAGTACTATGCTCTGAGGAACATGACtgatgcagagcagcagcagctgattgATGATCACTTCTTGTTTGACAAGCCAGTTTCTCCTCTTCTGTTGGCATCTGGGATGGCACGAGATTGGCCTGATGCCAGGGGTATCTG GCACAATGATAACAAGACCTTCCTTGTCTGGATCAATGAGGAGGATCACCTTAGAGTTATTTCCATGCAGAAAGGTGGCAACATGAAGGAAGTATTTACCCGCTTCTGTACTGGGCTAACACAG ATAGAAACTCTCTTCAAGGCCAAAAACTATGAGTTCATGTGGAATCCACACTTGGGCTACATCCTGACCTGCCCATCCAACCTTGGAACGGGGCTCCGTGCTGGTGTGCACATCAAGCTACCAAACCTTGGGAAACATGAGAGTTTTGGAGAAGTCCTCAAGAGGCTTCGGCTGCAGAAACGAGGCACAG GTGGTGTGGACACAGCTGCTGTTGGAGGAGTGTTTGATGTCTCCAATGCTGATCGTCTGGGCTTCTCTGAAGTGGAGCTGGTGCAGATGGTGGTGGATGGTGTGAAGCTGctcattaaaatggaaaaacgCCTTGAAAAAGGCCAGTCCATTGATGACCTCATACCAGCtcagaaataa
- the CKB gene encoding creatine kinase B-type isoform X2, with translation MAQLNNQRLPPDEEYPDLSTHNNHMAKVLTLDLYKKLRDRVTPSGFTLDDVIQTGVDNPGHPFIMTVGCVAGDEESYDVFKELFDPVIEDRHGGYKPTDEHKTDLNADNLQGGDDLDPNYVLSSRVRTGRSIRGFCLPPHCSRGERRAIEKLSVEALGSLEGDLKGKYYALRNMTDAEQQQLIDDHFLFDKPVSPLLLASGMARDWPDARGIWHNDNKTFLVWINEEDHLRVISMQKGGNMKEVFTRFCTGLTQIETLFKAKNYEFMWNPHLGYILTCPSNLGTGLRAGVHIKLPNLGKHESFGEVLKRLRLQKRGTGGVDTAAVGGVFDVSNADRLGFSEVELVQMVVDGVKLLIKMEKRLEKGQSIDDLIPAQK, from the exons ATGGCCCAACTAAATAATCAGAGACTGCCTCCTGATGAGGAGTACCCGGACCTGAGCACCCACAACAACCACATGGCCAAAGTTCTAACCCTGGATTTATACAAGAAACTGAGAGACAGAGTCACGCCCAGTGGCTTCACCCTGGATGATGTCATTCAGACTGGGGTTGATAATCCTG GGCATCCCTTCATAATGACAGTAGGATGCGTAGCTGGTGATGAAGAATCCTATGATGTGTTTAAGGAACTCTTTGATCCAGTTATTGAAGACAGGCATGGTGGCTACAAACCAACTGATGAGCACAAGACTGACCTGAACGCTGATAACCTGCAG GGAGGTGATGACCTGGATCCCAATTACGTGCTGAGTTCCCGTGTCAGAACTGGTAGAAGCATCCGTGGATTCTGTCTTCCCCCGCATTGTAGTCGAGGAGAGAGGCGGGCTATTGAAAAGCTCTCTGTTGAAG CTCTGGGTAGTCTGGAAGGTGATCTCAAGGGGAAGTACTATGCTCTGAGGAACATGACtgatgcagagcagcagcagctgattgATGATCACTTCTTGTTTGACAAGCCAGTTTCTCCTCTTCTGTTGGCATCTGGGATGGCACGAGATTGGCCTGATGCCAGGGGTATCTG GCACAATGATAACAAGACCTTCCTTGTCTGGATCAATGAGGAGGATCACCTTAGAGTTATTTCCATGCAGAAAGGTGGCAACATGAAGGAAGTATTTACCCGCTTCTGTACTGGGCTAACACAG ATAGAAACTCTCTTCAAGGCCAAAAACTATGAGTTCATGTGGAATCCACACTTGGGCTACATCCTGACCTGCCCATCCAACCTTGGAACGGGGCTCCGTGCTGGTGTGCACATCAAGCTACCAAACCTTGGGAAACATGAGAGTTTTGGAGAAGTCCTCAAGAGGCTTCGGCTGCAGAAACGAGGCACAG GTGGTGTGGACACAGCTGCTGTTGGAGGAGTGTTTGATGTCTCCAATGCTGATCGTCTGGGCTTCTCTGAAGTGGAGCTGGTGCAGATGGTGGTGGATGGTGTGAAGCTGctcattaaaatggaaaaacgCCTTGAAAAAGGCCAGTCCATTGATGACCTCATACCAGCtcagaaataa